The proteins below are encoded in one region of Zerene cesonia ecotype Mississippi chromosome 10, Zerene_cesonia_1.1, whole genome shotgun sequence:
- the LOC119829313 gene encoding toll-like receptor Tollo, giving the protein MGSRGVAHWSWVVVVAWAWTAAARTLCPPRCACDDALRAASCANAGLEIVPIQLNPEATHINLTHNSIDNLLYTFGFYTQLTILDISYNRVQDLGSKNFDNNIEMTHLNVSHNALRKLDKDTFVGLKRLIDLDLSNNEISIIHVQTFKDLSVLERLDLSNNKLVTFEADTFEPLSSLRILSLKNNSILEIPSVNLLTVIHMEFLDLSENLIQKISKHGIPYLKELRHLDLNNNIIEEIDPLGLHNLPSLRHLDLSDNNMTTIPTSALSKLSNLSHLYLSGNFFYNITSLSFQSLFHLKHLHLSRIFNLERIDARAFVDNINLQKIWMNENLRVREVPPRLFHGNPKLTHIYMKNNALETLEASHFPIDTLQELEISGNPFVCNCSLLWLWKLGRECEIRSKKSENTSTILKIDYENIKCAAPNHLKGIHFVQIPESEFGCSSGWVVVAIVVMTISIITSIVGGVLYFMGPLKKCKGNKSKQVMTSVMLNGDVSKLGNGLVYTTRGREADNKREVDRYLMIGSSVTNNFHSLNPPWQSMDKNPYYQEDSEEHIYQQFAYETITPHRTPEKPHIVYV; this is encoded by the coding sequence atgGGCTCACGCGGCGTAGCACACTGGAGTTGGGTGGTAGTGGTGGCGTGGGCATGGACGGCAGCTGCTCGAACATTGTGTCCCCCGCGATGTGCCTGCGACGATGCGCTCAGAGCAGCCTCTTGCGCCAACGCAGGCCTCGAAATTGTACCTATACAACTAAATCCAGAAGCGACCCACATAAACCTCACCCACAACTCTATCGACAACCTTCTCTACACCTTCGGTTTCTACACACAACTAACCATCCTCGATATCTCCTACAACAGAGTACAAGACTTAGGTagtaaaaattttgataacaatATTGAGATGACGCATCTTAATGTAAGTCACAATGCACTAAGAAAATTAGATAAGGACACCTTTGTGGGGCTGAAGAGGCTTATTGATCTGGATTTATCGAATAACGAGATATCCATTATACACGTGCAAACATTCAAAGATCTCTCAGTATTAGAAAGACttgatttatcaaataataagttGGTGACTTTTGAAGCAGATACATTTGAACCTTTATCTTCTCTGAGAATTCTCTCTTTGAAGAATAATTCTATACTGGAGATACCGTCAGTTAATTTATTGACTGTAATTCATATggaatttttagatttatctgaaaatttaatacaaaaaatatcaaagcaCGGTATTCCGTACTTAAAGGAATTAAGACATTtagatttgaataataatataatcgaaGAAATCGATCCACTTGGATTACATAACTTGCCATCCTTGCGGCATCTAGACTTAAGTGATAACAATATGACTACAATTCCTACATCTGCACTGTCAAAGTTATCCAATTTATCGCACTTGTACTTGAGTGGTAATTTcttctataatataacatcacTGTCTTTCCAAAgtctatttcatttaaaacatttacatcTAAGTAGAATATTCAATTTAGAGAGAATAGATGCTAGAGCttttgttgataatattaatttacaaaagatatggatgaatgaaaatttaagaGTGAGAGAAGTGCCTCCAAGATTATTTCACGGAAATCCTAAATTGActcatatttatatgaaaaataatgctttagAAACACTCGAAGCATCACATTTTCCTATCGACACATTGCAAGAGCTGGAAATTtctggcaatccatttgtatgtaactgcTCGCTCCTATGGCTTTGGAAGCTTGGAAGAGAATGTGAAATCCGTAGCAAAAAGTCAGAAAATACAAGCActatattgaaaattgattatgaaaatatcaaatgtgCTGCACCTAATCACTTGAAGGGCATTCACTTCGTCCAAATCCCAGAATCGGAATTCGGCTGTTCCAGTGGTTGGGTGGTAGTTGCTATTGTAGTAATGACCATTAGTATCATTACTAGCATAGTTGGAGGAGTTTTGTACTTCATGGGACCGTTAAAAAAGTGTAAaggaaataaatcaaaacaagtGATGACCAGCGTCATGTTAAATGGCGACGTTTCAAAGCTCGGCAATGGGTTGGTGTATACGACGCGTGGCAGAGAAGCTGATAACAAAAGAGAAGTCGACAGGTATCTAATGATTGGATCGTCGGTTACGAATAACTTCCATTCTTTAAATCCACCTTGGCAGAGCATGGACAAGAATCCTTATTACCAAGAGGATAGTGAAGAACACATTTATCAACAATTTGCGTATGAAACTATTACTCCGCACAGGACCCCTGAAAAACCACATATAGTGTATGTGTAA